From Haliotis asinina isolate JCU_RB_2024 chromosome 8, JCU_Hal_asi_v2, whole genome shotgun sequence, a single genomic window includes:
- the LOC137295125 gene encoding U11/U12 small nuclear ribonucleoprotein 48 kDa protein-like, with protein MEESEIDQETIIGRRQYVEQLKEFITEYQDKISSLLQTLSWTPEHFAKKEDRVVCPFDSSHVMPASSLKKHTEVCQYTSQGCPKDEVHLQLLEGPHVPENSIFQPVKLDAEIINKIVWKASTGPRPMPVSQDDYMVYFSPSERQAIYQYVAEKAKPANDLLNVEKDEFLTIDWQAVVKKGGLPKDRPKNKYEMLAELRDMKRRRQSYRAKNVHITKKSYTEIIREVIQNQIKMLAGADTEESVKETSDSALEESHREASTSRFGDMPDTRERDQEKRRDRGRSRDRERSRDRERSRDRERSRDRERSRDRERRRYQKEGAERDGRRHRRMEEDRDERRRYDRDRSSRKHQRRQWSRDRSESCGREGSRGRGDIEGSVGVETNSQSQDGSRMERKTGRDGGDMISNQEGDDAYAILEREMLSAKDDGDVTTLRVSSLGVEDGELDADSLEGERSRSRKHKHKHKHKHKHKHKHRRGSDLVVASE; from the exons ATGGAGGAATCAGAAATTGATCAGGAGACCATTATAGGCAGAAGACAGTATGTGGAACAACTCAAAGAATTTATCACGGAATACCAAGATAAGATATCATCCTTGCTACAGACGTTGTCTTGGACACCAGAACATTTTGCAAAG AAGGAGGACAGAGTTGTCTGCCCCTTTGACAGCAGCCATGTTATGCCAGCCTCGTCCCTGAAGAAACACACTGAAGTGTGTCAGTACACCTCTCAAGGATGTCCCAAGGATGAAGTG CATCTTCAGCTGCTGGAGGGACCACATGTACCAGAGAACTCTATTTTCCAGCCAGTCAAACTAG ATGCAGAAATTATCAACAAGATAGTTTGGAAAG CGTCGACGGGACCTCGTCCGATGCCAGTGAGTCAGGATGACTACATGGTGTACTTCTCCCCGAGTGAACGTCAGGCCATCTACCAGTATGTGGCGGAGAAAGCTAAACCAGCCAATGACTTGCTGAACGTGGAAAAGGATGAATTCCTCACCATCGATTGGCAGGCTGTTGTTAAGAAGG GTGGCTTGCCCAAGGATAGGCCGAAGAACAAGTACGAAATGCTGGCTGAGTTACGAGACATGAAGCGGCGTAGACAGTCTTACCGTGCCAAAAACGTTCACATCACAAAGAAATCTTACACAGAG attatccgtGAGGTGATACAGAACCAGATCAAGATGCTGGCTGGTGCAGATACAGAAGAGTCTGTGAAGGAGACCTCAGACAGCGCCCTGGAGGAGTCACATAGGGAAGCCTCCACATCAAG ATTTGGTGACATGCCAGATACGAGAGAAAGAGATCAGGAGAAAAGGAGAGATCGAGGAAGGAGTAGAGATCGAGAGAGGAGCAGAGACCGAGAGAGGAGCAGAGATCGAGAAAGGAGCAGAGACCGAGAGAGGAGCAGAGACCGAGAGAGGAGACGATATCAGAAGGAGGGTGCAGAGAGGGATGGACGTAGGCACCGAAGAATGGAAGAAGATAGGGATGAACGTAGGAGATATGACCGTGATAGATCATCTCGAAAACATCAGCGCCGACAATGGTCACGTGACAGAAGTGAGTCTTGTGGTCGTGAAGGGTCACGTGGGAGAGGAGACATCGAGGGGTCTGTGGGAGTGGAGACCAACTCACAATCACAGGACGGGTCCAGGATGGAGAGGAAGACTGGGAGGGATGGAGGAGACATGATATCCAATCAGGAGGGAGATGATGCTTATGCTATTTTGGAAAGAGAAATGCTTAGTGCCAAAGATGATGGTGATGTTACAACATTGAGAGTATCATCTTTGGGGGTAGAAGATGGCGAGCTGGATGCTGATTCTCTTGAAGGTGAGCGCTCAAGGTCccggaaacacaaacacaagcataagcataaacataaacacaagCATAAACACAGGCGAGGATCAGATCTTGTCGTGGCCAGTGAGTAG